In the Bacillus sp. HSf4 genome, TTCACAGCGAAATCATTTCTTGAAGCAGCTTCAAACGCGAAAACAAACCGATCAAACGATGCTTGACGTGCTGACGGAACAGCTTGCGGAATTTGCAGCAAAGGTTGTGATCAAACGCCTTCAGTTTGTCGATCAGCTCGAAAAGTGGGCGCAGCCCATCCACTCCGGAATCTCAAGAGGGCTGGAGGAACTGACCTTGAAGTATCATACATCTCTTCACGTATCAGATTCGCCTGATTTGTCGAAAATGATCAATAGTTATCAAGAAGCGTTTTCTAAATTGCGAGATAAAGAAATAGACCGGGGAGTATCCCTTTCAGGACCTCACAGGGATGATGTTCTTTTTTATGTCAATGGACGGGATGTGCAGACTTACGGTTCACAGGGTCAGCAGCGGACGACCGCATTGTCGCTCAAATTGGCGGAAATCGATTTGATTCAGGAAGAGATTGGGGAATACCCGATTCTGCTTTTGGATGATGTATTATCAGAGCTGGATGACTACCGGCAGTCCCACCTGCTCCACACCATTCAAGGCCGCGTTCAAACATTCGTAACAACGACAAGCGTTGATGGAATTGACCATAAAACCTTAAATGAAGCAGCTATCTTTCGTGTAGAAAATGGCACGCTATTGGACTGAGAAAAATGGGGTGAGGGATTGTATATCCATTTAGGTGATGACTTTGTGGTCTCAACACGTGAAATTGTGGCAATTTTTGATTATAAGGCAAAGGCATCTCCGATTGTTGATGAATTTTTGACGAAACAAAAAAAGCGGATTGTCTCTTCCAACGGAACACCGAAATCAATTGTTGTCACAGTGCAATCGATTTATTTTTCTCCTTTAGCCTCAGGCACGTTGAAAAAACGGGCGCAATCCAAGCCGGAAAACGATTCTTAAAGAATCTTTACTATAAATTTATTAGTTTTGAGAAAAGTGTAGGTGAATGTGCGTGGCAATGGAACAGCATAACAATTATGATGAAAATCAGATACAGGTTCTAGAGGGATTGGAAGCCGTTCGAAAAAGACCGGGAATGTACATCGGGTCAACAAGCGGCAAAGGTCTGCACCATCTCGTATGGGAAATCGTCGATAACAGCATCGATGAAGCTTTGGCCGGTTACTGCACTGAAATCAATGTTGTCATTGAGAAAGATAACAGCATCACGGTAAAAGACAACGGGCGGGGCATCCCGGTCGGCATCCATGAAAAAATGGGCCGTCCGGCTGTCGAAGTCATCATGACGGTCCTGCACGCCGGAGGTAAATTCGACGGAAGCGGATATAAGGTTTCCGGCGGTTTGCACGGCGTGGGGGCTTCTGTCGTTAACGCCCTTTCAACCGAGTTGGATGTAACGGTTTACAGGGACGGAAAGATCCATTATCAAGAATTTGAACGGGGCGTTCCAAAAGCTGATTTGAAGGTGATCGGCGAGACCGACAAAACGGGAACGACCACACACTTCGCTCCTGATCCGGAAATATTCACAGAAACAATCGAATATGACTACGATACACTTGCCACTCGCGTTCGTGAGCTTGCCTTTTTGACAAAAGGCGTCAAAATCACGATTGAAGATACGCGCGAAGGAAAAGAACGGAAGAATGAGTATTGCTATGAAGGCGGAATTAAAAGCTATGTTGAGCACTTAAACCGCTCACGGGAAGTGATCCATGAGGAGCCTGTCTACATTGAAGGATCAAAAGACGGCATCACGATCGAAGTAGCGCTCCAGTACAATGACAGCTACACAAGCAACATCTATTCATTTGCCAATAACATTCATACGTATGAAGGCGGAACGCATGAAGCCGGGTTTAAAACAGGCTTGACCCGCGTCATCAATGATTACGCCAGAAAGAATGGGATTTTCAAAGAAAACGATCCGAATTTAAGCGGTGAAGATGTCCGTGAAGGGTTGACAGCGATCATTTCCATCAAACATCCGGATCCGCAATTTGAAGGGCAAACGAAAACAAAGCTCGGCAATTCTGAAGCCCGCACGATAACAGACGCCTTGTTTTCAGAAGCATTGGAAACATTCCTGCTGGAAAACCCGGATTCGGCGAAAAAAATCGTTGAAAAAGGGGTCATGGCGGCAAGAGCGCGGATGGCGGCCAAAAAAGCGCGCGAACTGACGCGGCGAAAAAGCGCTCTGGAAGTCTCCAATCTGCCTGGTAAACTGGCCGACTGTTCTTCTAAAGATCCGTCGATTTCCGAGCTCTATATCGTTGAGGGTGACTCGGCGGGCGGCTCAGCTAAACAAGGCCGGGATCGTCATTTCCAAGCGATTTTACCGCTTAGAGGTAAAATTTTAAACGTCGAAAAAGCCCGTCTTGATAAAATTTTGTCCAACAATGAAGTCCGGTCAATGATCACTGCGCTTGGTACGGGAATCGGCGAAGATTTCAACCTTGAAAAAGCGCGTTATCATAAGGTCGTCATCATGACGGATGCCGATGTCGACGGCGCCCACATCAGAACGCTGCTCTTGACCTTTTTCTACCGCTACATGCGGCAGATTATTGAGCAGGGATATGTCTACATCGCACAGCCGCCGCTTTACAAAATACAGCAGGGCAAACGCGTCGAATATGCGTATAACGACCAGCAGCTCGAAGACATTTTAAAAGAGCTTCCGCAAACCCCTAAGCCTGGACTTCAGCGCTATAAAGGGTTGGGAGAAATGAACGCGACACAGCTGTGGGAAACGACGATGGATCCTGAAACGCGAACATTGCTTCAAGTGACGCTAAAAGACGCGATTGATGCTGATGAAACCTTTGAAATGCTCATGGGAGACAAAGTGGAACCGCGGCGGAACTTCATTGAAGAAAATGCACGTTATGTAAAGAACTTGGATATCTAATGCAGAT is a window encoding:
- the recF gene encoding DNA replication/repair protein RecF; its protein translation is MYIQNITLSSYRNYERLELQFENKVNVIIGENAQGKTNLMEAIYVLAMAKSHRTSNDKELIRWDEDYAKIEGRVMKKNGSVPIQLVISKKGKKGKVNHIEQQKLSQYVGAVNTIMFAPEDLNLVKGSPQVRRRFLDMEIGQVSPVYLHDLSLYQKILSQRNHFLKQLQTRKQTDQTMLDVLTEQLAEFAAKVVIKRLQFVDQLEKWAQPIHSGISRGLEELTLKYHTSLHVSDSPDLSKMINSYQEAFSKLRDKEIDRGVSLSGPHRDDVLFYVNGRDVQTYGSQGQQRTTALSLKLAEIDLIQEEIGEYPILLLDDVLSELDDYRQSHLLHTIQGRVQTFVTTTSVDGIDHKTLNEAAIFRVENGTLLD
- a CDS encoding extracellular matrix/biofilm biosynthesis regulator RemA family protein, which codes for MYIHLGDDFVVSTREIVAIFDYKAKASPIVDEFLTKQKKRIVSSNGTPKSIVVTVQSIYFSPLASGTLKKRAQSKPENDS
- the gyrB gene encoding DNA topoisomerase (ATP-hydrolyzing) subunit B, which produces MEQHNNYDENQIQVLEGLEAVRKRPGMYIGSTSGKGLHHLVWEIVDNSIDEALAGYCTEINVVIEKDNSITVKDNGRGIPVGIHEKMGRPAVEVIMTVLHAGGKFDGSGYKVSGGLHGVGASVVNALSTELDVTVYRDGKIHYQEFERGVPKADLKVIGETDKTGTTTHFAPDPEIFTETIEYDYDTLATRVRELAFLTKGVKITIEDTREGKERKNEYCYEGGIKSYVEHLNRSREVIHEEPVYIEGSKDGITIEVALQYNDSYTSNIYSFANNIHTYEGGTHEAGFKTGLTRVINDYARKNGIFKENDPNLSGEDVREGLTAIISIKHPDPQFEGQTKTKLGNSEARTITDALFSEALETFLLENPDSAKKIVEKGVMAARARMAAKKARELTRRKSALEVSNLPGKLADCSSKDPSISELYIVEGDSAGGSAKQGRDRHFQAILPLRGKILNVEKARLDKILSNNEVRSMITALGTGIGEDFNLEKARYHKVVIMTDADVDGAHIRTLLLTFFYRYMRQIIEQGYVYIAQPPLYKIQQGKRVEYAYNDQQLEDILKELPQTPKPGLQRYKGLGEMNATQLWETTMDPETRTLLQVTLKDAIDADETFEMLMGDKVEPRRNFIEENARYVKNLDI